CGGCGTGCCCGTGGTGAATTCGACGCGTACGCCCTCCGGCGAGGCCGCGAACGTGCAATGCGACGCGCCGAGGATGCCGGCGTTCTGCTCGGACAGCGCACCCCAGTCGAACGTGAACGTCCGCGCACCGACATCGACCTCGAGCAGGCGCGTGACGAGCTGGCCGCCCGGGTACTGGACGGTCAGGAAATCGCCGCGATTCACGAGGTTGCGCAACTGCACGCCGATTTCCAGGGGATTGCGGCGGGCATAGTCGGGCCCGGAGTGGCCTGCATCCAGGCTGGGGTCCGTCGACGTTTCGATATTCATGGCTAGCCGGTCTTTCTTGTCATGAGCGCCCGGACAACCGGTGCGCAGTAAAACCGGGCCAGATCACAGGCCCGGTCACAGGTCTCTCACACTTAGCGGCAGTGCTGACCGAAAGTTTAGATCGAATTGGTGAATTTTTTCGCGCAAACGTTGAAACCGCGCGCGGCGGGCTGCCGGGCGCGGTCCGAAGGGGGAACCGGATGGCTGCGGGCGCCCGTTTTCAGCGAAAGCGGGCGCCGGCCGTCAGCCGATCTGCTGCATGATCGAGATCAGCTTTTTCGCGTAGTTCGGGTCGGTCGCGTAGCCGGCCTTCTGCATCCCGTGCGCGAAGCCTTCGACGCTGCGGCTCGCGCTGAGCACGCCCGAGTAGCGCGGGTTGTTCTTCAGCAGGTTCGCGTAGTCGGTCATCGCGTGCTCGTACGAGTCGTACGCGCGGAATTTCGCGACCACGCGGCGCGGCGTGCCGTTCACGTATTCGGTCGTCAGCGCCGACACCGTGCGACCCGTCCAGCCCTTGTTCGCCTTGATGCCGAACACGTTGTAGCTGGTCGACCCGTCGGAGGCGCGGATCTCGCGCTTGCCCCAGCCCGATTCGAGCGCGGCCTGGCCGACGATGAAGCGCGCCGGGATGCCGGTTGTCGCGCTGGCCGCCTGCGCGGGGCCCGCGAGCCGGTCGACGAACGCGTCGGCATCCTGCACGCCGCTCGCGCCCTTCAGCGGCGGCGTCAGCGCGCTGCCGGCCGAGTAACCGCGCGCGCCGGCGAGACCGCCATTGTTCGCCGCGTTCGCATAGGCCTTCGCCATCGCGTTCATCGCGGCGAGGCTGCCTTCGTTGCCGGCCGTGCCGAGGCCACCGGTGCCCATGCCGCCCGCGCCGATGTCGGCCGCCGTGTCGCTACCCGCGCCCGCGCCGGCGTTGCGCAGCAGCTGTTTCATCAGCGCGTCGGCGACACCCATCCCGCGTGTCGACATTTGCTGCGCAAGCTGCTGGTCGAGCATCGACGTGTACATCTTCGACGTATGCGAATCGAACAGCCCGCCGTCGGGCGATGCGTCGCGCATGCTCTTGAGCATCATCTGCGTGAACATCGCGTCGAACTGGCCGGCGACCGCCTTCGCGCCGGCCTGCGGCGACTGCTTCGCCTGCGCGCGCAGTGCATCGAAACCCTGCACGTCGAGCGCGAAGCGCTGCGTGAGGTCGTTCGCGTTCGGAAGGTTCGCCATAAGGGTCTGCCTACTCATGAAACGTACATGCGTTGCCCCGAGACGGGCCGCTCGCAAGGACTGTGACGCCGCGAATACTGGACGTATTCGCAAGGAGCGTGACGCAGCGAGCGGCCCGTCTCGGGGCAACCCCAAATTTAAATTGCATTCCACGGGAATGCCCGAAATCGGCCGCATGGCGGCGTCCTTCGTCTCTTGTTTGGCACGGCCAAACGGCGCCCCTCACTCCTTGCCCTGCGCCCGATTTCGGGCATTCGCATGCACGTTTCATGAGTAGGCAGACCCTTAGATCACCTCCAGGTCGGCGCGCAACGCGCCGGCCGCCTTCATCGCCTGCAGGATCGACATCAGGTCCGCGGGCGTCGCGCCGAGCGTGTTCAGCGCCTTCACGACGTCGGCGAGGTTCGCGCCGGCCGTCACCATCTTCAGCGCGCCGTTGTCCTGCTTCAGCTGGATCTGCGACTGCTGCGCCACTACCGTCTGCCCGTTCGAGAACGGCCCCGGCTGCGACACCACCGGCTGCGTATTGACGACGACCGACAGGTTGCCGTGCGCGACCGCGCAGCTCTGCAGCGTGACCATCTGGTTCATCACGATCGAGCCCGTGCGCGCGTTCAGGATCACCTTCGCCGCGGCCTTGTCCGGGCTCACGTCGAGGTTCTGCAGCCGCGCCATGAAGGCGACCTGCTGCGCCGAATCGGCCGGCGCCGCGAGCTGGATCGTGCGGCCGTCGAGCGCCGTCGCGGTGCCCGGGCCGAAGCTCGAGTTGACCGCGGACACGATCCGCTGCGCGGTGCCGTAATCCATGTCGTTCAGCTGCAGCTGCAGCACGCCGTTCATCTGCGCGATCGCGTTCGGCACCGCGCGCTCGACGATCGCGCCGCCGACGATCCGGCCGGCCGCGAGCTGGTTCACCTGCACGCGGCTGCCGTTCGCGCTGGCGCCCGCGCCGCCGACCGCCATGTTGCCCTGCGAGAGCGCGTACACCTGCCCGTCCGCGCCCTTCAGCGGCGTGAGCAGCAGCGTGCCGCCGCGCAGGCTCTTCGCGTTGCCGAGCGACGATACCGTCACGTCGAGCGCCTCGCCCGGCCGCGCGAACGGCGGCAGCGTGGCCGTCACCATCACGGCCGCGACGTTCTTCAGCTGCATGTTGCTCAGCGACGACGGGCCGCCGTTCGCCGAACCGTTGTTGATCGAGATGCCGAGGTTCGCGAGCATGTTCGCGAGCGTCTGCGTCGTGAACGGCGTCTGCATCGTCTGGTCGCCCGTGCCGTCGAGACCGACGACGAGGCCATAGCCGATCAGCGGGTTGTCGCGCACGCCCTGGATCTGCGCGAGGTCCTTCAGGCGCTCCGCTTGCGCGGGCGCAGCGCCGAGCGCGCACGCCGCAGCCACGGCCGCGAACGCCACGGCGAGCCGCGCGGCGGCATGCGCACGGGCCGACAGGCGGTGGATCAGGGTCGTCTGCATCGTCATCACCACGGCGCGATGTTGAGGAAGAAGCGCTGCAGCCAGCCCATCGTCTCGGCTTCGTTGATGTAGCCCTTCGACGAGTATTCGATCTTCGCGTCGGCGACCTGCGTCGAGTAGACGGAGTTCGCACCCGAGATCGTGTTCGGGTTGACGACCCCCGAGAAGCGCACGAATTCGTTGCCCTGGTTGATCAGCATCTGCTTCTCGCCGCTGACCACGAGGTTGCCGTTCGGCAGCACGCCGGTGACCGTCACCGTGATCGTGCCGTTGAACGTATTCGCCGCGCTCGCACCGCCGGTCGCCGCGAACTTGTTGTTGCCGCTGGCCGACAGGTTCGCCTTCGCGAACAGCCCGCCGAGGAAGCCGGCCGTCGGCACGTTGAAGTCGGTGTTGCCCTGCCGGTTGGTGTTGGCGCCCGACGACTTGGTCGCGTTGATGTTCTCCGCGATCATGATCGTCAGGATGTCGCCGATGTTGCGCGGCCGTTGATCCTCGAAGAGCGGCCGCCCCGCGTAGCCGGGGTTGTAGATCGAGCCGGGCGCCTGCATCGACATCGGCATCGGCGGCTGCGCCGTCATCGGCTGCTGGATGATCGGGTCGCGCGGAATCTGCGCGCAACCGGCGAGCGCCGCCACCGCGACCGCGCATGCGGCGCGGACGGGGGCTGACGGGAGGAGGCGAACCTGCTTCATGGCGACGACGGGACTTTCCGGTTAGCTCTTCATCTGCGTGACGGTCTGCAGCATCTGGTCGGACGTCGTCACGGCCTTGCTGTTGATCTCGTAGGCACGCTGCGTCTGGATCATGTTGACCAGTTCCTGCACGACGTTCACGTTCGACGCTTCGACGTAGTTCTGGTTGAGCACGCCCGCGCCGTTCAGGCCCGGCTGCGACACGTTCGGCGCGCCCGACGACGTCGTCTCGGAGAACAGGTTCTCGCCGCGCGCCTCGAGGCCGGCCGGGTTGATGAAGGTCGCGATCTGCAGCGCGCCGATCTGCACCGAATTGGTCGACCCCGCCTGCGTGACCGTCACCACGCCATCCTTGCCGATCGTCAGCGACGTCGCGTTCTGCGGGATCGTGATCGCCGGCAGGATCTGGTAGCCGCTCGACGTGACGAGCTGGCCCTGCGCGTTGGTCTGGAACGAGCCGTCGCGCGTGTACGCGTTCGTGCCGTCCGGCATCACCACCTGGAAGAAGCCCGCGCCGTTGATCGCGACGTCCTTCGAGTTGCCGGTCTGCGTGAGGCCGCCCTGCGTGTACAGGCGCTCGGTCGCAACCTGCTGCACGCCGGTGCCGAGCTGCAGGCCCGACGGCAGCTCGGTCTGCTGCGTCGAGTTCGCGCCGGGCTGGCGAATGGTCTGGTACAGCAGATCCTCGAACACCGCGCGCGACGCCTTGAAGCCGTTCGTGCTGGTGTTCGCGAGGTTGTTCGAAATCACGTCCATCTGCGCCTGCTGCGCATTCATGCCGGTGGCGGCGATGTAGAGCGAACGGTTCACTTGTCGATTCTCCTGCGTAAGCTGGCGTGGGCGCTCAGCTGAAGTTGAGCAGCTGGTTCGCCGACTGCTCGTTCTGGTCGGCCGTCTGGATCAGCTTCGACTGAAGCTGGAACGCGCGCGCGTTGTCGATCATCGCGACCATCGCGGTCACCGGGTTGACGTTGCTGCCTTCGAGCGAATTCGGCGTGACGACCACGTTCGGGTCGGCGTCGGCCGGATTGCCGTCGGCGGTGCGGAACAGCCCGTCGTTGCCGCGCGCGAGCGTGGCCGGATCGGGATTGACGAGCTTCATCTGGTCGACGATCGCAACGGCCGTCGGCGGGTCGCCCGGCATCAGCGCGGAAACGGTGCCGTCCTTGCCGATCGTCACTTCCGCGTTCGGCGGCACCGAGATCGGGCCGCCGTTGCCGATCACCGGCAGGTTGCTCGCGTTGACGAGCTGGCCGTTCTCGTCGACGTGCAGGTTGCCGGCGCGCGTGTACGCCTCGCTGCCGTCGGCCGCCTGCACCGACAGCCAGCCCGCACCCTGCACGGCAACGTCGAGCGGGTTGCCGGTGCGCGTGATCGGACCCGGTGCGTAATCCGCGCCGGGCGTCGACGCGAGCACGTAGGTACGCGTCGTCGTCGGGTCGATCGCGCTGCCGTCGCCGAAATTCATCGGCACCGCGCGATACGTCGCGAGCTGCGCGCGAAAGCCCGTCGTCGACGTGTTCGCGAGGTTGTTCGCGACGATCGCCTGCTGGTCGAGCGACTGCGACGCGCCCGTCATCGCCGTGTAGATCAGTCGGTCCATGGCTGCCGGTTATCCGCGCTTACAGGTTGATGAGCGTCTGGTCGACGGTCTGCTGCGTCTTGATCGTCTGCGCGTTCGCCTGGTAGTTGCGCTGCGCGGTGATCAGGTTGACGAGCTGCGACGTGAGGTCGACGTTCGAGTTTTCGAGCGCGCTGCCCTGCAGCGTGCCGTGGTTCGTGCTGCCCGGCGCGGAGACCTGCGGCACGCCCGATGCGGCGGTTTCCGCATACTGGTTGCCGCCGAGGTTCACCAGCCCGTTCGGGTTGTTGAAGTTCGCCAGCGCGATCTCGCCGAGCACGGCGGTCTGGCCGTTCGAGTAGTTGCCGGTCAGCTTGCCGTCGGCGCCGATCGAATAGGTCGTCAGCGTGCCGCTCGCGAAACCGTTCTGCGCGAGGTTGTTCACGCCGTCCTTGCCGCCGTACTGCGTGGTGCCGGTCAGGTCGAGCACGAGGTCCTGCGGCGTCGCCGAGCCGTCGGTGTTCGGCACGGTGAACTGGAACTGGCCGAGCGACGCGGTCGGCGCCGGCGGCGTGCCCGTCGTCGTGCTCTTGATCGCGCCCGACGTATCGAACGTGACCGTGCCGAGATCGGTCGCCTTGGCCGCGCCCTGCACGCCCGCGTACGCTTCCCACGTGCCGGATGCCGACTTCACGAAATACATGTTGACCGCCTGCGAACCGCCCAGCGAGTCGTACACCTGGATCGACGTCGAGTAGTTGTACGTCGTGTTGTCGTTCGGGTCGAACGGCGTCTTGGTCGGCACCGTGTCCTGCGAGTTCAGGTTGAACTGGCCGGTGATCTTGGTCGTCGCGGTCGGCGCGATGTTGGTCGTCGGCGCCTGCAGCGGCACGGTCTGCGCGGTGTTGATCACGCCGCCCGCGTTGGCTGCATAGCCCATCAGGTTGCGGCCTTGCGAGTCGACGATGTAGCCGTTCTTGTCGCGCTGGAACGTGCCGTCGCGCGAGTACGTCGTCACGCCGTTGTTCGACATCTGGAAGAAGCCGTTGCCGTTGATCGCGACGTCGAGCGACGAGTTCGTCGTATTGATCGTGCCCTGACCGAACTGCTGCTGCACCGACCCGAGCGACGTGCCGATGCCGATCTGCGTGTTGACCGAGGTCGCGACCGAGTTCGCGTACATGTCGGAGAACTGCGCGGTGCTCGACTTGAAGCCGACCGTGTTCGCGTTCGCAATGTTGTTGCCGATCACGTCGAGTGCGTTCGAGGCACCGGCGAGGCCGCTCAGACCCTGTTGATAACCCATTTCGGTCTCCGTTTCGAGAAAGCTCGATCAGTTGGTGGTGGTGTCGCCGGTCGTGGACGACGTCTTGACGTTCGGGAAGATCGACGCGACCTGGGTGAGCCCCACCGTCGTACCGTTCGACAGCACCAGGCCCGCCGTGCCGTCCGCCTGCTTGATCACGCTCTGCACCGTTGCGGCCGCCAGCACGGTCGGCGCGTATGCCTTGCCGTCGGTGCCCGTGTACTGCGCGCTGACCGTGTACGCGCCGTCCGGCAGCGCGTTGCCGGCCGCGTCGGTCGGCGTCCAGTTGAACGGGACGGTGCCGGCCGACTGCTTGCCCGCGTTGATCGTGTTGACGACGACGCCCGAGCTGTTCTTCACGGTGATCGTCAGGTTCGACACGTCGCTCGTGAGCGACACGCCGAACGGCGACGCCGCGCCGCTCTTCACCGCGACCGAGTTGCCCGGCGCGAGCACGTTCGTGCCGATCAGCAGCGCGGCCTGCGTCTGCTGGCCGGCCGTGAGCTGCGTCGACAGCGACGTCAGCGACGTGTTCAGCTGCGCGATGCCGCTCACCGTGTTGATCTGCGCGAGCTGCGACGTCATCTGCGAGCTGTCGACCGGGCTCGTCGGATCCTGGTTCTGCAGCTGCGTGACGAGCAGCTTCAGGAACGTCGCCTGCAGGTCGCTCGCCGACGTGCCGTTGGTCGACGACACGTTGTTGGTGTTCATCGTGTCGGTCGGCAGGGTCGACACGTTCGTGCCGTTGCTGCCGATCGTCGTGCTGGAGGAAGTCATCCTGGGTGGCCTTCTGTCGTGGTCTGTGAGGTCGGCGCGCGGCTTACGAGCCGATCGTCAACGTCTTGAGCATCAGCGTCTTCGCGGTGTTCAGCGTTTCGACGTTGGCCTGGTACGAGCGCGACGCCGAGATCATGTTCACCATCTCCTGCACCGGATCGACGTTCGGCATCTGCACGTAGCCGTTCGCGTCGGCCGACGGGTTCGCAGGGTCGTAGGTCGACTTCATCGGCGACGGGTCGTCCATCACCTTCGTCACGCGCACGCCGCCCACGCCCTGGCCGGACGCGGTGCGCGCGCCGCCGATCGGGTCGGTCGCGAACACGACCTGCTTGGCCTTGTACGGCTTGCCGTCGGGGCCGGTGGCGCTGTCGGCGTTCGCGAGGTTCGACGCGGTGACGTTCAGGCGCTGCGATTGCGCGGACAGCGCCGAACCGGCGACGCCGAAGATGTTCATCAACGAAGGCATGGTGGCTCCTGGTGCTTGTGCTCGGGTTCGGTTGCGCTTACGAGTTCGTCGAGATCGCGGCGATCATCGCCTTGATCTGCTGGGTCATCACGGTCATCCCGGATTCGTAGTGCAGCGCGTTGTTCGCGAACTGCACGCGCTCGACGTCGAGATCGACCGTGTTGCCGTCGAGCGACGGTTGCAGCGGCATCCGGTACTGCGCACGGCCGTAGTCGTCCGACGGGCCGCCGGTCGGGATCAGCTTCGCGGTGCCGGCCATGTGACCGGCCGCCGTCGACACCATCGACATGCCGCTCGTCACGCCGGCCGGCTGCGCCATCGGCAGCTGCGCGGCGTTGCTCGGCGCCAGGCCGCCGCCCGTCTGCTTCAGCGAGCGCGCGAGCGTCGACGCGAAATCGACGTCACGGGCCTGGTAGCCGGGCGTGTCGGCGTTCGCGATGTTCGACGACAGCAGTTCCTGCCGGTAGGCGCGCACGTCGAGCGCCTGTCGGCCGAACGCGAATTCCGCATCGAGTTTGTCCAGCATGTGTGCGTCTCTCCGTATGAAGCGCTGCACGCCCCTCGCGCCGGATGGCGACCCGAGAGGCTTTTTTCCATGACAGCGATGGTAGGCGTCGGACGCAACCGGCAATCGGGCGAATAACGCGGCAAAGGCCCCCTCTATTCATCGTTTGCGCGGCGGCCCGGCTCCCTAGAATGCGAATCGGATCAACGGATCGAGGACACGGCGATGACTGGCAGCGCACTTCGCGGAAGGAACGGGCGGCTCACGCACGTCCGGCGTGCGTTTGCGCCTGCAGTTGCACTCGCTGCGGCGCTGTGGATCGCCGCACCGGCCGCACACGCGGAAGACGGGATGATCGTGATTCCCGGACGCGGCGAGACGGCCGAAACCGCGCTCGCGCACGCCAATGCGGCGAACGGCGGGCAGTTCGGCGGGCAGTTCGGCGGGCAGTTCGGCGGGAATGCGGGGATCGCTTCGGGTGCGGGCATCGCGCCGGAGGCGGGCCGTGCTGCTTCGGCGGCAGGGGCCGCGACCGGCTACGCAGCGCAACCGGCCGGCGCGATGGTCGTGACGACCGTGCCGCCCCCGGCGCCCGCGCCGTCGCCCGTTCGTGCAGCCGCTCGCGTGAACGCCGGCTACGTCGCGCAGCCGCGCGCTGCCGACCCGAGCGCCATCGCGACGGTCGTCGCCGGCACGGCCGAGCCTGCATCGAATTCCGTTCGGCCGGCGCAACCGTCGGCCGCCGCCGCGCGCCTTGCTGCGGCCCGCGCCGCGTCGGCCGCACCGGCGCCGCGCGCAGCGGCAGTTTCCGCGAATCCGGCCGCGTCCCCGGCTGCCGTCGCGGCCCAGCCCGCGACGCCGCCCGGCCAGCAGGATCCCGAGACGATCCGCCGCGCAGCCCTCGCGTTCCTGCAGCAGCAGATCGCCGGCCTGCCCGGCAAGACCACCGCGACGGTCACGACCGCGTTTCCCCGCGGGCTCGCCGCGTGCACGACGCTCGAGCCGTTCCTGCCGACCGGCGCGCGCCTGTGGGGCCGCACGACGGTCGGCGTGCGCTGCGCGGGCGAGCGGCCGTGGACCGTCTACCTGCAGGCGAAGGTCGCCGTGCAGGCCACCTATTACGTCGCCGCGCGCCAGATCGCGCCCGGCGAGCCGCTCTCCGCGGCCGACCTGGTCGCCCGCGACGGCGACCTGACGGTCATGCCGCTGGCGGTGATCACCGATCCGGCGCAGGCGATCGGCTCGACCGCGCTCGCGCGCATCTCGGCCGGCCTGCCGCTGCGGCAGGACCTGCTGAAAAGCGCGGCGTCGGTGTCGGCCGGTCAGACGGTGCGGGTCGTCGCGGCCGGGCCCGGCTTCACGATTTCGGCCGAGGGCAGCGTGCTCGCGAATGCGGCACCGGGCCAGTCGGTGCGGGTGCGGATGGCGGCGGGCCAGATCGTCACGGCGATCGTCAAGGACGCCGGCACCGTGGAAATTCCGCTATAGGGACGGATTCAGCAGCAAGAGTGTAAAGAATTGTTTATTCGGAGCATTTCGGGTTCGCGGTGCTAAAGTTCGGGCCGACCCGGCCGTTATCTGGGTCAAACCGTACAGGAAACCCATCGTGAAAATCGATTCCACTCCGAACCCGAGCCCCTTGGCGCCGACCGGCAACGGCGCGTCCCGTGCGCAATCCGGCACGGCCCAATCGTCCGCGCAGGCGGCCGACGCCGGATCGACCGGCGGCGACACGACCGTGAACCTGTCGGGTCTGTCCGGCCAGCTGCGTTCGGTATCCGCGTCGGGCGACGCCGATATCGACACCGGCCTTGTCCAGTCGATCAAGGACGCGCTGAACAACGGCACGTTGACGATCGACGCGAACAAGATTGCCGACGGCGTATTGAATACCGCCCGCGAGCTGCTGCAACAGCAGCGCCCGCAGGGTAACTAAGCCGGCCCAGGGCCTGCTTACGCTAATAACGGGCTTGCGCTGGCCACCAGAAGGGCCGAGCGCAAGGATTGCGACGAAGCGAATACTCGACGTATTCGCAAGGAGTATGACGCAGCGATCGGCCCTTCTGGTGGCCAGCCCCACAAAGGATTTTTTCCAATCAGGGGAACGAGCCTTGCCGGCCGCATTGCGGCGTCGCGCGTCGCTTGTTTGGCTCGGCCAAACGGCGCTCCTTGCTTCTTGCACTGCGGCCGGCAAGGCTCGTTCGCAAGCCCGTTATTAGCGTAAGCAGGCCCTAGCCGGCTCCACCGGTTTGCCGGCGCGCGCCACCGCGTACCGGCGCGACGAGCATGACGCGATGAGAGAAGAGCTGCTGGCCACGGTCAACGACGAACACGCGACGGTCGAGGCGTTCGCGTCCCTGCTCGTCTACGAGGAAAAGGCGCTGACGACGGCCGAGCCGCTCGAGATGCTGCCTGGCATCGTCGAAAAGAAAACCGCGCTGATCGACCGGCTCGCGCAGCTCGAACGCACGCGCGACACGCAGCTTTCCGCGCTCGGCTTTCCGGCCGGCAAGAAGGGCATGGACCAGGCCGCCGAGCGCGATGCACGCCTCGCCGGCCGCTGGCAGTTGCTGCAGCAGGCCGCCGAACGCGCGCGCCAGGCCAATGCGAACAACGGGATGCTGATCCGCATCCGGATGGACTACAACGAGCGCGCGCTCGCCGTGCTGCGCTCGGCTCCCGCGCCGACCGGCGTGTACGGCCCGGACGGGCGCGTCTCGGCGCTGACGCGCTGACCGGCCGGCAGTACCGCCGATACCGTATCAACCGCCTCTCGCCGCCATTCGCGGCACTTCACGTTTCGACAGACCGGGCCCGAGCCCGGCGCCCACGGTCCCTTCCGATACACGGCCGCGCAACCGCGCCGCCGTCTCGTCACAACAATCAGAAGAGGGCCGCATGTCTTGTTTCCGCATTCCGATGTCGAGCCGCATCGTCGCCGCTTCCGCTGTCGCGGCGCTGGCCGCCACGCTGACGCTCCCCGCCGCACACGCCGCCGGCCCCGCGCCGCTGCCCACGCCGACGGGCGACATGTCGCTGTCGCCGGCCGGCCCCGACGTCGCGCCGCCGGCCGCATCGAGCGCGCCTGGCGCGACGTCGCGCGCAGCGCGCCGCGGGTCCGATACCTACACGTACCTGCGTTGCTGGTACCGGATCGACGCGGATCCGCTGAAGCCGGCCGCGACCTACGAATGGGCGCGCGACCCCGCCGGTGGCGACTGGTATCGCGTGTCAGGCTACTGGTGGGCCGACGGCATCACGCAGTGGAAGAACATGTTCTACAGCACGACGACGCAGGACACCCTTGCCGACGTGTGCCGCAAGACGCTGGCGGCGAAAGGCATCCGGTCCGACCTCACGCAGGCGGTCGCGGCCAACAACGCGCTGTCGTTCAACTACACGGTGTGGACCATCGACGCCGCGCAACAGGACGCGCGCGTCAACAAGCTGATCGTGTTCGGCGACAGCCTGTCCGACACCCAGAACATGTTCAACGCGAGCCAGTGGAAGCTGCCTAACGGCACGAGCTGGCATGCGGGGCGCTTCAGCAACGGCCCGGTGTGGGCCGAATATCTCGCGAACGCGCTGCGGCTGCCGTTCTACAACTGGGCGATCGGCGGTGCGGCGACCGACCAGCACCTCGTCGTGCCGGGCCTCGTGCAGCAGATCGACTCGTGGCGCGAATACATGGAGCGCGCCCCGGACTACCGGCCTGCCAACACGCTGTTCGCGGTGTTCGCGGGCGGCAACGATCTCGTGAACTACGGGCGCTCGCCCGAGCAGGCGGCGAATGCGGTGCGCGACAGCCTCGAGCGGCTCGCCGCGGCCGGCGCGACGCGGATCATGCTCGTCACGCTGCCGGACGTGTCACGC
The DNA window shown above is from Burkholderia cepacia and carries:
- a CDS encoding flagella synthesis protein FlgN, yielding MREELLATVNDEHATVEAFASLLVYEEKALTTAEPLEMLPGIVEKKTALIDRLAQLERTRDTQLSALGFPAGKKGMDQAAERDARLAGRWQLLQQAAERARQANANNGMLIRIRMDYNERALAVLRSAPAPTGVYGPDGRVSALTR
- a CDS encoding SGNH/GDSL hydrolase family protein; translated protein: MSCFRIPMSSRIVAASAVAALAATLTLPAAHAAGPAPLPTPTGDMSLSPAGPDVAPPAASSAPGATSRAARRGSDTYTYLRCWYRIDADPLKPAATYEWARDPAGGDWYRVSGYWWADGITQWKNMFYSTTTQDTLADVCRKTLAAKGIRSDLTQAVAANNALSFNYTVWTIDAAQQDARVNKLIVFGDSLSDTQNMFNASQWKLPNGTSWHAGRFSNGPVWAEYLANALRLPFYNWAIGGAATDQHLVVPGLVQQIDSWREYMERAPDYRPANTLFAVFAGGNDLVNYGRSPEQAANAVRDSLERLAAAGATRIMLVTLPDVSRAPVFATRTDTASVAAQVKDYNRRLVDAAAALRDRYGATLRLEVFDAYAPFDDLLSHPARYGFDDATRACLDIPKPSSLTYLSAQTPRADCRDPARFVFWDTLHPTTRTHAWLAERIAPFVRARLLN